Genomic window (Spirosoma sp. KCTC 42546):
AATTTTCGTTGCATTTCCTGGGCCGCTAGCTCGGCGCGTAAGTCCCGTAGGGTGAACCCTCTTCCGATTGGCTTTCCCGAATGAGGATCATCGATCCGAATAGCGCTTGCCTGACAGGGAATTGTTTCGCCGGTTATAAAATGCCTTACCTCTACCCGGCCTGTCCAGTGTCCCTGACTCAGCAGGGTTGGCAGGGCCAGTTCCTGGATCTGGCGGTAGTGTTCGGGAGTATAGAAATCCGCTATCTTTTTATCAACCAGCCTAGCGTTATCCAAGCCGACCAGCCTCCGACCAGCCTCATTCATATAGGTGACCCGTCCCTCCCAATCAGCGATGGTCATAAAGTCGAGTCCATTGTCAACCAGCGCTACTAATTTTTGCTGTTCATCTCGTTGGGTTACCTCTTGGGTAACTTCCTCAACGATCGAAAATAGGCTTTGGATTTGGTCTGTTTCGGGCTCAAGGATCGTTGTATGAAGTTTGACCCATATCTGATGGCCTTGTTTATGGAGGCAACGTAGGTGGATAACTGGTGAACCCGGTCTACTCCTTATTAATTCACTCAGGTGATGCTCATAGTACCTCTGATCATCCGGGTGAATCACGAACTCAAACCGGTTGTTGATCAGCTCATTTAGTGAGTAACCCGTTAGATGCCCGTATGCGTTGTTAACGTGGATAACTGTTCCGTTTATCTGAGAAATTACCAGGCCTAGGGGTGCCTGGCTAAAGGCTGTAGCGAGGTGTTTTTCTATTGGCCGCAGCTTACGCTTCCCGACTCTTCCTAAAGTAGTTTGTTTCTTAACCAGGTTCTTGTCGTTTGCCACACGTCTTTACGTCAAGGGAGAAGTACTAATTGATAGTTTGTCTGGATACTAACGGATTATACAGGTAAATCTACTCGGTCGCCAAATAACTCAGTACTACTTCAACGTAATAATAAGACCCGGTTGATTCTGGGCTTTATTTGTTGATGAAAATACCGTGGATTAGGCAGTTATGCGGAGGTTTGGGATTGAGGACTACGGTTTGGCGGATAGTGAGAGAGTAGAATAAGAGGAAAATTTTAACTGGATAAAAACCAATCAAGCCTTTCCTGCGTATACTGCTATGACGCCAATGCTTTCTTAACCAACCTAATCAAAATAGCATATCCTTGTGATTAGAGCCTATTTTTAGAGTAACAAACAGCCGTAAAAGGAGGATTATTCGTGTATATTATCTTGCCAGATAAGTTGGGGGAGCTGAACTAGTTTTAACCAATAGGTACAGAAAGCATCTATATCCTCTAAAGCCGTTTGTTTTAAAAGTAGCGAATTAACCCCCGCCCGATAATATCGCGTCACTTCACGCTCTGAGATTTCACCGGTCCAGATCACAATCGGTATATGCCTCCAGGAGGCAGAATCCATTAACCAAACGACTAGTTCATACCCATCCATTAAAGGCATCTGTACATCAACTAGAATTAAGTTAGGGTGTAAGCCATTTATCAGCTTTTGGGTTGCCTCCAGTCCATTCTGAGCATAGTGTAGGGTTACATCTTGATGGCACTGCTTGATTAAACTGGATAATAGCATAAAGTCATCGTCGTCATCATCGACTACTAAAATAGTATACTGCATAAGTAGTTGAGTAGGAAACTGACAAAAGATAGGACTCGCCCAAAAGCCAAACTCGTAAAAACATTAGTTAGACATGAACTTATTAACAGCTATTATTAAGAATAGTTTTAAACTGATTATAATGGAGTTAAACACTAACTTACCCCTATGTCAGTGCTTGTTTATTGATTGTCAATCCGGTAACATTGTATCTATCCGTAGCTTATCACATCATGGCCTTATCAATACCACCCACCGTTTGGATTATTGACGACGACGAAGATGATCAACTTTTCATTCGCTATGCTTTCCTGGATGGGGAGCCTTCGATTAGTGTCCTGTCGTTAAGTGATGGGGTCGATCTGCTACCTAGGCTGGCTGAATGTGTTGAGTTACCCCGCTTACTGCTACTAGACATTAATATGCCGCTGAAAAACGGTTTTGAAACGCTGAAGGAATTGAGGAGTATACCTGCTTATGCCCAACTACCTGTGGTCATGTTAACAACTTCATCCGATGAAGATGATCGTCAGCGTTGTTTATCCCTGGGGGCAAATCAGTTTTTGACTAAGCCTCTTACGTATGAGCAGTTACGTGAAATGGCGCAGGAATTGAGCAGCAACTGGGAGTTAATCTAACTCGGCTTTGTCGTTTGCGATTGCTTAAAGTTTTGATCTAACCGCTCCAGCGGCCTGGCGCAACAGCTTGTACGCTGGAGCGGGACTGTAAACTATAATACAAGTGATAAATTCTCCGGTCGGCTGCTACCGTTTGAAACAGCAAAGCGACCTAAATGCCTAACTTCTATTACTTTATACTGTTTTTAAGGGCAAATAAATAATTCTCTTTGCTTGATGATTCAAAATACAGTAGGTTAATTTGTAAAGCTCAGGATTTTCAAGGAATACATAAGCTCAATCCCAATCCTTTATGATCCTTAAATACACGATTCTATCCGCTACACTCGCTTTAGGCCTACCTCTTTTGTCCTGTCAGGATCACCGAGATCTATCCGTTACCCTGAAAGCTACGCTCGATGGCAAATCGGTAAAGCCATTACCGACCACTTCGACGGCGACTGGTTTATTTACGGCTAACCTTGATTTGACAACCAGGGAGTTAGCCTACACCCTTTCCTATTCAGATTTGTCTACGCCATCCGTAGTGGCTCACCTGCATAAAGCTACGGGGGTAACCGGTACGGGTCTGGTTGATATTATTATTCCAACGCCGAATAACACATCGGGTAGTGTCAATAGAACCACATTTCCGCTGAGTCAGAATCAGGTTGACAGTCTGGTAGCAGGCTTTTACTATGTTGATGTGCACACGCTATCTTATCCAGCTGGCGAAATTCGCGGAGAGGTCATAAAGCAATAGGGTGTTATTGGTGTCAAGAAGACTTGTTATTTATCATCTGTACTACTTAATGGCTTAGCTATATCCTTTTTAGGTTGCTTTTAGGCCATTATTTATCCTTCCCACGAGCTGTACCGACTTAGTAAAAAAGCGGGAAAGTGAGAAAGGATGAATTTGGTATCTCAAAGTATTGCCTGTATAAACCATCAGGGTAGCAACCGAATTGCTTCTCTTACTTTATTCTGAAAAGCCTGCTGTCATTACCTTGCTGAAAATCCAGAAGGTCGACCTTTGCGTAGAGGTTGATCAGGTTTCAGGTTTGGGTAAAGGGATCAGGATCAGGAGACACTTCAATTACAGTCCAGAGTAATTCACGGAACTCTTCGAACTGCTGGGTAATCACTTCGGCTCCTGATCCAGGGGGCAAGCGTATTTATTTATCTGCTGCCAGCATCAGTTGCGCAATAGGCGAATCGGCTGGCGGCTTAGGCTTACACATGAACAGGGTTTGTTGTATAGTCTACAAAATTAGTTTGATTGGATGAAGTTGCTCCTTTACATAAGAGATGACTGGAAACCTATCTGATCAGTTTCTACATCAGCTATTAAGTTTTCTGCTCGTAAAACGAAGGCCAAGAACGGTATAAACAACCAGGGCTGAGGTTTCACAACAGGCTTCAAAAGGCTCCCGATGATAAACTCCTGTTCGATAATCCTGCACCCAATCAATCAGGGCATAGCAGTAGCCAGCGAAGCCAAGCAAAGCGCCTAACCCTAACAGAAATAGAACGAATGAATATTTCATAGTGCCCCTAGTGGGTGAGGTTTTATGTGAATTATTAACATTATGGTGTGACTGCGATATAGACCGTCAATCCAGTAGAAAGTTAAAGGGGGCTTTGCCAAGCCGTGCGTTAATCCAGGTAGCTATTGGTAGGTTGATCAACGTTTTCTTATTTTGTCTTATTCAATATGGAAACTTGACCTAAGGCCACCGGCCAGTTTGGTTGCTTATCCACCATTGAGTAAAATAGTTATTTGATTCAGAAAGGCTATCCGCATTGTGGGTAGCCTTTTTTAGTGTTTTAGCACACCTAAAAACCAGGCAAAAACCTAAGCCGTAGGGAGTATCTTGCCTGGCTTTGCAAGGACTGTTTCAAGGACTAGGAGGTCAAAACAGGCCTTCTTTGCGAAAGCCCACATAAAAGCCCATTCGATTCTCGTACAGCTCACCCTGGTCGGTCGCTAGAGAAGCCGTGGCCGTGGTTCCTTTTAAGTGTCGGACTGGTGAGGAGATCGATAGTAGACCAGAAAATTGATAAACAGGATTTAAAAACGGCACTTCATAGGTACCTATATTCTCACTATAGGAAGCCTTCAGATAGAACCGAAAATAATCCATGATCAGCCCCGATAGCCCCAGATGCATTACCGCCACCCGGTTGTTGTTAGTAAAACCGTACCGGGGTAATTCAGCACGGCTGTCAGTGGTTGGGCTAATAAACGGGGTGCCAAGCGTTAAGCCGTAGCGCGACCAGCCGTCCTGATATTGCGAATGATTGAAGTAATTATCCCGGCCCCGCTGTGCGTCATTTTCCAGAAATAAGCTGCCGCCCTGGCTTTGGGTATATACATATTCCAGCAGAACATCCTGAATCTGTAAGCCGTTGGGATTGCGGGGGCGACGGTTGCGAATCCGCAGCCCATTTAGTCCATCCGCCAGATTGGTCAGGTGAAATAGAGAGCCATCTTCGTATATATTTTGCCGGTAGGCAAACACCGAAAACGAGCGGGCTGTGTATTCAAGCGCCAGATCAACGGTTCCCAGATGATTGCCAATCCGATTCTCATGATCAAACGTACTGATCCGACTGGTGTCCAGATCCGTCCGGTCGCCCAATGGCCGGGCCAATACGACATTGATATAGTCACTGAATTGGTTGGGCAATTGATCATTCTTGATCACCGACTTACCCGCTAACTGGTTCGTCGTACCGCTCCACATGACTTCATGATTCATGCCGGTGTAGAGCTTAAACCGCCAGTTTGGCTTTCCCAATCGGCCATAGAGCGCTTTTTGATGGAGCAGTACATGATTGACTAATCGATCATTTTCAAACCAGCCATGGGCATAGAATCCTTTAATGCCAAACAGGGCATTTCCGGGTACGTAGTCTGGCAAGCCAATCTGGAGCTTAGTCATGGGCAAGGCGTTGCCCGACCAGGCGTAGGAGCCCGACGAAAGGGTTGAGTCCACCAATCCAATGATTTCCCGTCGTCGGCCCGCCCACACTTCCAGGTTTTTGCCAAACTTGACCTTTACGTAGGCAACGGGAAGGAGTAGTTTATAGCTAGCGCCCGCATTCAAAACGCCTTCCACTCCCCAGCCCCAGTCAATCCGTCGCTTGTGGGCTGGAAGACTGTCGTTGTTTCTGGTTACACTACGATATGCCCTACTGAAGCCTTGACGCAAGGTCACGGAGGGTCCCTGGCTGGGTACAATACCATACTGATTGGCGCGTAGCCAGAACGGAATGCTCGTTCCGTAAAAGCCCACTTCGGTTTGATATTGGACTGGGTGGGTAGGCTGTGCAAGGGCCGAATAAACCGCCAACAGGCTACTCGCGAACGGAATACAAAGCTTAACGTTGGTCATACTATCGGCTATCGCCGGGATACAAATAAGTTCGTGTGCGCTTTATTGTTGAGGAAGGAAAGTGCCTGAATAGAGGCCCGCCATAGGAGGATGTGGAAAACCTCATTCGGGGAATCCCATACGGTTGATATAGACAACATCAATGCCCCGAGCTGATCGCTACCCATCCCGGTATAGGGAAGCGACCAGCTTCAATATGTTTTTAGGCCTTGCGGGGCTGTACAGGGGCTGGATTACCCGTTGGCCACTGGGATACAGTCGATCCAGTTGCCTCCTTTTTGGTCCAATGAATAGGAAAGGATTTACCCTTCGCCTTGGCGACACCTGGTTGGTTCAGTAAGGGGATACTTCGCTTTAACCGGCTCGTAATAAACTGATAAGCCAGATAGCAGTAGGCCACAACAACAACTATCTGACAAACGGCCTCTAACGGATCGCTATCATAGCGGCCGGTTTTCATATCCCAAAACCAGTCCAGTACTACCCAGCCATAGGCCGCCCCACCTACCAGGGCCACCAGAATCAGGCTTCGCTTTACGATGGGCTGTCTCATACTAATTCGGGAATAAGAGTTGATTTAGGAAGCGTGTAAGCTGGCCCCTTCCTCTTGGGGCTAGCGAGCCGATTGAGTTTAGCCACCACTTGTTCCAGGCGTCTACGGGACACCTTTGCTTTATACTCGCCGAGCAGACAAACGGTTGATTGCAGGGCATCATCAAATACCAGAGCCCGAATGAAAGCAGGATTAATTAGCTCGGATTTATGCACCCGCACAAAGCCGGGCAGTTGAGCCTCAAACCATTTAAGGGTCAGCGCGACCAGCATGGGCCTGGGTTGTGTACTAAGGTATACCCAGGTATAATTACCAAACCCTTGCAGGCGAACAATGGCTTTTAGGGCTAGAGGTCGGTCCTGGCCAGGGAGCTTGATGGAGCCCGCTGATGAATTGACAGACTGATTCATGAACTTATTATTAGGTAGTGATCTTGGAATTGGAAAAGCCGCACATATAGCCCTAGCTAGCCTCAAACGAGTCGATTGACTACCGTTGGGGCAAGAAAGGGAAGGTAACCTATCGGCCGGAAAAACCAGTTGACCGAGATTGACGCACGGAGAGACGATCAACGCGTCGGTTGACGGATGATTTTTCCTGGTAACAGGTTATAAACGAAAAGGAGTAATCCCTACGACGAGGTGGGGTAATCGATCAAGCGTTTAAGCCGACGTGGAGAATAGAGAGTCAGACTAGTAGAAGCCTGAGAAAACGAGCCGCTATGCGCGTGCTGGGGAGAGGAATGCGCCTGGGCGCGTGGCAGGTTGCCAATTGAGTTTAGTGCGAGGGTAGGCTGTCCGGAGAAAGCCAATGGCTGAGCGCTTTTCTGTCGATCCTGGATCGAGGGAGAGGTCTGTCCTAAAGCCAGGGCGGACCTTCTGAAAACACCACGAAAACGATTCATTGGAGTTGAGTTTAAATTTGACAATTATACCTAGTTTACACGTGGTGAAGGATTGAAGCCAGGGAAGGACTAAAAGCCATTTCTGGTTGATAGGATGTTAAACGGGCTAGTCTAAAAAATGTTTAAAGTATACAATATGCAGAAAGAATCTAGTGCAATTACATAATATAAATACCTACCTCAATCACTCGTTGCGCACGCTGTAGCACATTCGATAATATTTATACTTCGTCTGATTCTTTACAGTAACTATCGACTTCTTTACAGTAACTATCGACCGTTCTAGGGGAGCTAATCCGTTCGTTTGTTCATGGAGATTTCACGGACATAGATCACCTGATTTTGTCACCAATTGACCAGTGTATCTAGTTCATCAAGCAGAGGCTAACGTGCTAAAGAGAAATAGGGTGGTGAATCATCTGCGAAATCGACTGATCTGACGTTGACGGAATGGGATGGCCAATTTGCCCGTAATTACCAGTCAACAACTAGGTCTTTTACAGTAAGAAGTTAGGCCAAAAGAGCAAACCCATTTTAAAAACAAATTTCCTCTTTTGGCGTAAAAATTAGGGGAACTAATTAGACACTTCGGCCTTGAATCAATCGAAAGATAATGGCAATTACGGCAATCACTAATAGAATGTGAATAAGGCCACTAGCTGCAATGCCTGCGCCCAAAACCCCTAAAAAACCTAAGAGCCAGATGATGATCAATACCACGGCGATTGTATACAGAAGATTGCCCATTCGTTTAGCGTTTAGGGGTGAAACTTAATTGATTTTCAAGTAAAACTTTTTAGTTATGAGTATGTTACGAAATCTAATCCAACGGTAAAAGCTCATAGTCTCCGAAAATAGCTCCCCATTTTCCTAGCCCTTACCGTTACCTCAGATTGTTTGAACATAGCGATCTAGCTTAGGTTTGTTTGTAACCGGCTAGGCTTTTTTAGCGGGTTTACACAACAAAACCAAGAAATCTCATGATCAGTCAACCAGACAACACCAGCCTAAACAGCACATCGACTACCGGATCATCAACCCTGATGACGGCTATTTTCACCAATCGTGAAGCGGCCGAAACGGCTTATGACTCGCTTTTGTCACATGGTTTTTCGACAGATGATGTCAATATTGTCATGACGGATGAAACCCGAAAACAGCATTTTGATGCAAGCGATTCGGACGATTCAGCTTTAACCGATAAAGCGCTGGAAGGGGTCGGCAAAGGGTCGGCGATTGGGGGGACAGTGGGTGCCGTGGCAGCCGCCATTGCCGCCATCGGGACGACATTGGCTTTGCCAGGCTTGGGTTTACTGATTGCGGGGCCGCTGGCAGCTGGGCTGGCGGGTGCAGGTGCAGGTGGTTTAGCGGGTGGCTTAATCGGGGCTTTAGTCAATTCAGGTATTCCAGAAGAAACGGCCAAAGCGTATGAATCGGGCCTAAAAAGTGGGGGTATTGTTGTTGGGGTGCATCCTCGGGATGAAGCGGATAGAGTATATTTAACCCAGCAGGGTTTTCATTGATCCCAAGCTTGAAAATGAGTAGAGGTTCGACTTCATTGTAAGCTAAATAAATGGTTTTTCAACAGAGTCAAAGCAACTTTAAGTAGGTTGCTTTGACTCTGTTTGCTATTCCTGGGCAAGCCTTTTTTATAACATCCAAAAGACTGGTTTGCATCTTGTAGGCCTATTGCTCCACTGCCCGTGTTGGGTATTATCTTGCTTTGCAATAATGTGCGTCCTGGTTTGGTTTCCAGTAAAGTTAGACTCTCAGAACGTACTTGTCCTATCAATAACAACCGGTAAGTAATGTGACTTGTATATTCTTCCTTAAAAGGCTAGGTTGCTTCTTCATTAACATATGCTCTAGGGTATATGTATGGTGTGGATAGAATGCTTTAACGCTGACCCCATCAGAATCAGCGTTTTTTGTGATGTATTCCCTGAGTTGTCGTCTAAGTTGTGCGATTGCACAATATATATGCAATCCTTACGGTAGATCTTAACGCTGACTTCTCTTGAGGTCAGTGTTTTTTTATAGCAATTTCCCTAAAGACTTTTGGCATGAGTTCAGTTATTTTTTCTGGTTATCGGGTAAATGACGAGAAGATAATGAGATGAGAAGATAATGAAGAGTATATCTAATGCAATAGCATAGGCCGCTTTGGAAAAATACAACGTTGGTATGCCTTTCTCGTAAAAATTAATACGTACTTTAATTAGTAAAGTACGTATTAATTTTTACGAGAAAGGCATACATCAGGATCGAATTGTGGGTAATTGACGACCTACTAGACTTGACTTGCAACAAATAAGATATTGTATAGTTGGTTAGATAGGCTTACCACTTCCTGAAAGCGTTCAGCTTATTCGCCCAGTTGCTCAAGGTGGGACTACAACTCGTTGACGAAGCCGTGACAACCGGTTGTTGTTATCCGATCAGTGAGCTTTACACTCAATTGATTGGGCAAGTGTGGGTTTATGAATAAAAAAGGACCGATTCTGGTCATCGAAGATGATGACGATGACCAGATGTTGATAGACTTAGTTTTCCAAAAATTGGCCTATCCTAATAAAGTCATTTACTTCCCAGACGGCCAGCAAGCCTTAGATTTTTTAGAAACGAGCCTTGAGACGCCCTTTCTAATCTTGTCTGACATCAACATGCCCAAGTTGGATGGGTTTGCTTTACGGCAAAAAATCCATGTCGATGCGCAACTCCAACTCCGATGCATCCCGTATCTGTTTTTTTCCACGGCAGCCACCCAACAAATGGTCATTGAGGCCTACAGTTTATCGGTCCAAGGCTTTTTTATTAAACAGACTAGCATGCAGGAACTGGAAAAAACCATCACCGTCATCATGGAGTATTGGCTTCGATGCGCAGCCCCTAACAGTTTTGATAACCCCATTTCTTGATCGTCAGCCTACTTTCTGGGTACTTGACTTTCAAACGTGCAAATACCAGCAATAGAGGTTTAAAGGTTTTTGTTCATTAAATGAGGGCTTTCACATATTGGATTTGGGTATTCAGCTACCTTTAATGGCCCTATATAAAGGCGAAGAGGCATGTTTGTCACCGAGACCCTTAGGTCATCGAGGGTTAATTCTTAGGGTATTACCTAAAAGACTGCTTACTTTGACAGTCTTCTTTTGTATCAGGTTGCACCTGAGCTTTCGCGAACTGGTGACTTATTTATTGTTTCGACACCTGCCTGTCCCACCGTTTGTTAATTCCCCCGGGCGCGTACCTCCAACCTGCTCAACTGTGTGAAGCTGGCCGTGGCCACTGCTCAGGATAGCAACAACTCAAGCATTCGGCGGCTACAACTGATCCGCCACCGATTGTAAGTCAACAGGCAGTAAGTGTAAAGTATTCAACCCTGCCGTTACTTTTTTGAAACTCCACGTCAAAAAGGTACTTTCTCCAAAAAGTTACCCGTAAGTGCTAAAAGTCTGACCGATAGGGGTCATTTGTAATACTTCACTCGTAGGGAGGGTGAACATTAGAAACGTTGATTCATTTGGGGTCAGCGTTTTTTTGTGGCATATTGATATTAATTATTATTGGCTAGATAGCTTTCACCCAAGGAAGGATAAAGCTTTAAGAGGATGGCCAGTTCACGCCAGTAGTCGCTAAGAAACCAATGCAAGTCAAGCGATTCTGTTTCCTGGATTTGATCGTAAGCTAAAATCATTGACCGATCCTGAAGAGGATGGGCTTTATCGAGGATAAATTTTAGCCCAAAATGGATGGCACTCAACTCCGATTGACTAAAGGGTGTCCCCCATTGGCGAGGCAGAATACCGGGGAAGACGACTTGGGTTGCAAAAAATGTCTTGATGTACTCCTGAAGGAGATGGATGTTTTTGGTTAAGTACATGGTATGGTGGTTTTTTACCTAAAAAAGGAGCTAAAACCTTGCCAATGGATGGTATGTGAATGCCCCTCCCCAGAGAAAATGGCATAAATTTTTTAAACGGTAAGGCACTGTTTGTCTGTTATTTACACCTTTGGATCAGCGGTAAACTAAGGAGATCAAAGTAACGCTGATTCATACACGCTACCACTATTTATGCCAGTTTCGTTCTGAATATAAAACGCTGGCTTTGTGACTGGCGTTTTAAGTAAGTCATAAGCCGCTAAAGTTTTAGGTATATAAAATCAACTGCTCGTTATGACAGCTTTGGCTTCAATCATCGTCTGCACATTCTGCGACACATTCGACCGCTAATCATACCCCGACAGTTTCTCCACGGCAACGGCCGACCGTCTCATCCACGTTTACCTAATAATCCAGTCAGGCCTCTTTGTAGCCACATGCGTATTAAATTAAACAGATCGGTGGCGGTCCTTCCTAGCGAGAGGATAAGGCTTGCTTTCAATCTACTCTAAACCTTACTATTCAGCTAGAACAAATCAGCACCACCTCGATTCGAAGTGGCTTGAATACAAAACACACCGTATCGTAAACTTGCTTCCATAACTCTTTGGAGTTAGGCAACAAGCAAAATCAAAGCCACCCCGAACTTGAAGCGGCCTGAATAGAAAACCTTTCAATAGCTGAATACTTGCCTGTAACCCCAACAATGAGGCCCGTGGCTTGGAGAGTCAGGTAATGGTAAGCCTGGTATCTGAGTGGGCATTGATCACAGGCATGCTACATATCCAACCCGTTTAGATATTAATTACAACAATTCGCGCCGAAAAATGACCAGTATGGACGTTTCGCCAGTTGGCTGACTTTCTATTACCATTGAGCCCTTTGTTAAAGTCAACAGTTTTTGGACGATTGCCAAGCCCAGACCCAATCCTTGCTGTTCATAAATGTCACGGTCGAATTGCCTATAAGGAGCAATCCGGATAATATCCTCGGGTTTAAATACCCGCCCATGGTTCGAAATCGTCAACTGATAGTTTATTTCTCCCCGGCGACCACTTAGCTTAACCGGATGAGATCCATCTGAAAACTTGAAGGCATTGTCAAGAAGCTCTTCAAGGATGACTCCCAGGCTAGTCTCCGAAAGGCTAATCTGAGCGCTTTCCAGATCAAGATGACAAGTTACGTCTAGCTCCTGTCGATCGTTTATACGGCCTATGGCTTTGTTTACCAGCTCTTTATCAAACATAGTACTACCAGTCGTATAAGAAGAGGGTACCCTATCTATTTGTTGCAACTCCTCCAGTAACCGAGGGTTATCTATTGATCGCTTTAAGCGTAGGCTGGACGCTTTGATCATGGTCAGCATCTCAAGGCTATCTTCCCGACTAAATTCGTCGTAACTATCTAGCAATAAGGTAGTAAATCCAATAATGCAGCTTAGGGGCGTGTTGTATTCATGACTTGACAAACTATTGATCGAACGGCGAAGTTCAGCTAGGCGTCCTTGCAAATCGGTTT
Coding sequences:
- a CDS encoding LytTR family DNA-binding domain-containing protein codes for the protein MNQSVNSSAGSIKLPGQDRPLALKAIVRLQGFGNYTWVYLSTQPRPMLVALTLKWFEAQLPGFVRVHKSELINPAFIRALVFDDALQSTVCLLGEYKAKVSRRRLEQVVAKLNRLASPKRKGPAYTLPKSTLIPELV
- a CDS encoding response regulator produces the protein MNKKGPILVIEDDDDDQMLIDLVFQKLAYPNKVIYFPDGQQALDFLETSLETPFLILSDINMPKLDGFALRQKIHVDAQLQLRCIPYLFFSTAATQQMVIEAYSLSVQGFFIKQTSMQELEKTITVIMEYWLRCAAPNSFDNPIS
- a CDS encoding response regulator — its product is MATKILIIEDETLIRENVAELVRLNGYHVVTASTGREGLIQAMLHRPDLILCDIRMPEMDGYQVLEAVRDYRSLKTVPFIFLTAKAEESDIRRGMVLGADDYLTKPFTLSGLLTAIAGRLQREALRETDLQGRLAELRRSINSLSSHEYNTPLSCIIGFTTLLLDSYDEFSREDSLEMLTMIKASSLRLKRSIDNPRLLEELQQIDRVPSSYTTGSTMFDKELVNKAIGRINDRQELDVTCHLDLESAQISLSETSLGVILEELLDNAFKFSDGSHPVKLSGRRGEINYQLTISNHGRVFKPEDIIRIAPYRQFDRDIYEQQGLGLGLAIVQKLLTLTKGSMVIESQPTGETSILVIFRRELL
- a CDS encoding response regulator yields the protein MALSIPPTVWIIDDDEDDQLFIRYAFLDGEPSISVLSLSDGVDLLPRLAECVELPRLLLLDINMPLKNGFETLKELRSIPAYAQLPVVMLTTSSDEDDRQRCLSLGANQFLTKPLTYEQLREMAQELSSNWELI
- a CDS encoding response regulator codes for the protein MQYTILVVDDDDDDFMLLSSLIKQCHQDVTLHYAQNGLEATQKLINGLHPNLILVDVQMPLMDGYELVVWLMDSASWRHIPIVIWTGEISEREVTRYYRAGVNSLLLKQTALEDIDAFCTYWLKLVQLPQLIWQDNIHE
- a CDS encoding CHRD domain-containing protein: MILKYTILSATLALGLPLLSCQDHRDLSVTLKATLDGKSVKPLPTTSTATGLFTANLDLTTRELAYTLSYSDLSTPSVVAHLHKATGVTGTGLVDIIIPTPNNTSGSVNRTTFPLSQNQVDSLVAGFYYVDVHTLSYPAGEIRGEVIKQ
- a CDS encoding lmo0937 family membrane protein, whose protein sequence is MGNLLYTIAVVLIIIWLLGFLGVLGAGIAASGLIHILLVIAVIAIIFRLIQGRSV
- a CDS encoding capsule assembly Wzi family protein, producing the protein MTNVKLCIPFASSLLAVYSALAQPTHPVQYQTEVGFYGTSIPFWLRANQYGIVPSQGPSVTLRQGFSRAYRSVTRNNDSLPAHKRRIDWGWGVEGVLNAGASYKLLLPVAYVKVKFGKNLEVWAGRRREIIGLVDSTLSSGSYAWSGNALPMTKLQIGLPDYVPGNALFGIKGFYAHGWFENDRLVNHVLLHQKALYGRLGKPNWRFKLYTGMNHEVMWSGTTNQLAGKSVIKNDQLPNQFSDYINVVLARPLGDRTDLDTSRISTFDHENRIGNHLGTVDLALEYTARSFSVFAYRQNIYEDGSLFHLTNLADGLNGLRIRNRRPRNPNGLQIQDVLLEYVYTQSQGGSLFLENDAQRGRDNYFNHSQYQDGWSRYGLTLGTPFISPTTDSRAELPRYGFTNNNRVAVMHLGLSGLIMDYFRFYLKASYSENIGTYEVPFLNPVYQFSGLLSISSPVRHLKGTTATASLATDQGELYENRMGFYVGFRKEGLF